CGCCAACACGCGACTGCAGTTTGATCGATATCTCGGTATCAACTAATTTATTGAACTTAGTTACACACGCTTATAATCTCATACATTTTGTTTCCCGTAGTACCAAGTTTACGAAGCATTaggttttgtttataaagtttATGTCTTGAAAAGGTAAGGTTTTATTGGTAAGTCAAAAATGCGAATCTTTGATATTTCTGAGATAATCTCTTTGATGTTCTTAACCCAATAGGGTTAGGACAGATTCTTCAAACGGTTATTGATCagaaaaatatcacatttaacGATAGTGAGTGTTTAAACACATGAATATTTAGACTACAACTAATTATACCTGAGTTTACCCAGattataaaacttgaataaaacttTCTTGCTTGCAACATATCGTTTCTATGGATACCTCATGTTAAAAAACTACATATTGGCACGGTTCTAATTCATCATACTTTGTAGCACTATGAcgaaataatcataatataatgaCAATTGTAGTTAGCTTAACATAACTTTGAAATGAGGTATTTAAGAATtagtttttcaaattttcaaacgGCACACAAGGACAGACGCTATGATTCTCATAGCTTATTCGACAAcaccaaatatttaaacacatGTATGAAGGTGCTATTATAGTTTGTACTTACCCAAATACCGACGTAATATCTCCTATAACGCAATTTACATACCATTACTGTCAAGGAATTTAAGTGAGCGGTTACCTTATACTGATAGTGTAATATCTTAGACGTAATGACAGGAAATCATCAGACATGGTTTATTAGGCCGACGTGTTGGTCAAGCCAAAACTAGATGCCAACTTCATAAATTGGTCAAAGGTTTCGACAATTATTTTACTGACTGTATCAGAAATTAAAATTGGTGTTAAGACGACGTTTACGCTCGTATACTTAAACACATCTTTGCTTTGTGAAGTCCTTAAATGTGTATTCGTGTCTACCAtctatcttttcttttttcttaatcCCGCACAATCAATGTGTCTCGAagcgttttacaaacattaaagtcacatgcacatagacacACAAGGCTCGGCAAGCttccgtggatcacacaaatgcttgtcctattcgtcagctatccgtgcactcaagacaataacaataagaaaaaaaggcaaaaaggGCATTATACACAAGAGTGACATTTTCATCACTGTCCTTCTTGAATTTATAGACAACTCTAATTTAATTCCCGTCTGTCAATAGCACTCGTCTTATTGCGTCAAACACAACATGAAACTTAACCAAAGCGGGCTTTATTGAATCTAAGCAAATATCCGAAGATGATAATAATAGGCCGATGGCATTGTAAGCAAATATGATTGTGGCTTTCAAAGTGGTTAGAAATAAACAGAGAAACCGCGAAAACGTATAGAGTTACAAAAGATGCCATAggatcattatcttgctgcgtgatgatgtgtatttattaaggagtttctataaaaatagCTGTAATTAACTCTCCTTTATCATTCTATAACAGTTTGATTCAAGAGAGTCTAGCTGATACTAGCTGTTAGGGAAATTACTTGTGATGTGTAGAGCAATTTGCAGAGCCTCGCCAAGAATAATAGACAGAATCGATTAAACGGTCAGGCGATGTACTGTGGATATAGAGGTCTATGGAAATGTCAAAgctctcgagttcgatccccgagcATGCTCAGTCATTTTGGAATGTTGTGAGTTCGACTTgttattttaatgcattttcGCAATACGAATTCTACTTCTGGCTGTCAAGTTGCACTTACCGTGGCATTACAGACAAATCGATGGTTAAACGAAATACAGAAATCTCACTATTTTCTCTTCAACATATAAAAAAGGAAGGGTAATTAATTGTGCATCCCGTACGGCACAGACAACGGATGCGTGCTCAGTTTGCATACGACCTACTTGGATTGCAGATAGAGACATTTCACTGATTTCACTCAAACCACTGGAAGTGAAATTTTCCGCAAATTATAAAGTTGCTCCACCAATCATGCCCTTTAGAGAAATCTATTACAAGTTTACAAGCCATTCGAGTTTTTATGAATGCCTGTTAAACGGCTTTTACTGCGGTACCGTACTATTAATgagtatttaattaactaaaattaattaaattgtaattggGAATTTTAGTTCGAGTAATTGTTGTGCGAATTATATTGTTTCGTAGTTGATCTCTGTCGATTTTTGATTCTTACTCAATTTTGCTATGAATAGTAATTTAGTACCTGATTAGTACTGTACAGTATGGAGACGTACATAGTTATTTTCAACCTATCTTCCCTTTATGCTTCTCCACAGGTATGATAAAAACCGTCTAAAATAGTCTGTCCGTACTCTTAATCctaattttaatacattctaGATTATATCGCAATTCAATCGCTCGTAACGGTACCTATTGAGCAACAACACCAATTTTTTcgcaacaaataatattagataccattcatttcaaaactattctagaattatataaataacatgtCCCACTACACCATTCATACCAGCTATTAAGGTAATATCAACTAGTTtcattaaataatcaaaaatccAAACGACCTTGTCGTCGCATACCAACAAAAATCCGTTGACCATTATTGACCACACATTTTTGACGCTATCTCGATTACAAACTGGAAATTTAGACCTTAATGACTTTTAATAAggtgcattttattattttagtgataatgttaatgtttttgttgtatagAGGTATTCTCGTATTGTTATGAGGGGAACAGTTGGTTCGCGCGCTCCAGTGTAAGCGAAACGTGCGCGAGAGACGATCATGATATGCGTGCAAATGGTTTTCCAAGCGGCTTTGTTCAATGACTGTGTAATTACGTAAATAAGTTCTGTGAAAATGATAATTCTATGAACGTGATATTAGATAAATAGACAATAGTTTTAGAAATTACTGTCAGCTAAACgtataaaattgttaagaaTGTACTCGACGTCAGAAAACAGtatgtttaataatgttatggAGGTAACAGTGTTTCTATCACGTATTCAATTTTACAGGAGAATGCTATACTGCCGGCTGACATAGAAGCGTTTGACGCCTCAATGAAGGTGACGTTTGAGAGTGACAACGAGTTTGAACTGATACTGTTTGACTTTCAAAACATACACATGCTGTATAACAAATTTCGGCctaactcatttaaaaaatcacTGTCCTTTACACTTCAGGCACAAAAAGTGTAACGGATAAGAAATTTGCTTAACATATTCAAAATTGATCAGAACGCTTTGTATCATACACGTTTAAATAAGTTCGGACCAGTAAAAGAACagcttcaattattttttccagGAGTTACAAGATATGCAGAACAGGCGACATCAAGACAACTTCACGCCGTCACAGAAGAACATACTGCCTTTAAATCGATACGACGAAGCGGAGAAAGTGATCGCAAGGGCCTTGTACACGTTCAATGGACAGACTCAGAGGGAGCTCAGCTTTAGGAAAGGAGAGATGATTCTTGTGAGAAGGCAGATAGACAACAACTGGTATGAGGGCGAACTGAACGGCAGGATAGGACTGTTCCCGTACAATTATGTAGAGGTAAGTAACATTTATGATCTGGTAATTTAGAACTTTTATCGTGGACTAAAATCACTAATGTCTGCAGCTGATACGTATGTTTAGAGgaaagcattattttttaatttagaatcttGTTATCTGCTTGTGACCACGTGACCGTGTGTGTTACTCTGTCGAAACTTCTAACCATTAAAGTAATGTTTGCCGTAATTACCGTTAcatagtaaaatttaattaggtaTGCACTATTAATTGTCATCTTAAGTTCTTAAGTTAACCAAGCTGGCTGCACTTTTTCTTTGCATCCGTATTTGACtaagaaaaatacatcaatGAAATACCCCAAACAAACTCAATTCCAGATTCAAAAAGGCGATGTAATCCACACACCGAAAAAGCCGGCGATAGTGGAAGGTCGTGCGAGAGCGAAGTTCGACTTCACAGCGCAAACCAACCTGGAGCTGCCTCTGAAGAAGGGTGAGGTCGTAGTACTCACGCGGCGCATCGACCAGAACTGGTGGGAAGGCAGGAATGGAACCAAAACTGGCATCTTCCCGGATAGCTACGTCACAGTGCTGCAGGAACCCAGTCCGGGGCAACCTGGTAAGTTCTCTCACGTTTTACATACGGAATTTTCTTATTGTACGCTTATTCGGACTATTGATTATGTGTGCATGTTTGTTCAGATTTTGTCGccggagtcgtttaaaaattaaacattattaaggtTACGATTGGTAGTATTCATAcgagtatttttaagaaaaaaaattaacctGCAACTACAAGTcttgtaatattgaaattcgTTAAAAATGGGctggtaaaagtaaaaaaatatgttaaagaaATGAAGCAAAAATCCATGAATATACCGAACATATTTGATCACCGCAGAATTTGAACAACGTATTCTTTTGACActttataataacaacatttgCATTAGGCCCGCTTTAATAGTAGTGGTATAAGATAATGGCTGCCTTGTTCGCGCTAATACGCGACATTACGCAGCTCAATAAACAAATCGTTTTGGTAATGTGTCTAACAGACTGACTCACTACATGCCAATGTCGTTAACTTTATGGCATCCTAGATTCGAAAATGGAAATGCAAGTTTTGGTCAACGTTAACCGGCCAGGAtgattcgatttttatttttttataatatatgcaAACTCTTTTCATGTcacgttttgttttgtaataccATTTTCTATGGAAACTCTGATGGtgtatattaaatgtaatttcaagAGAAATTATAATGTATGCCAAGAAAAGTGAAATTGCAGGCAATAAACGAGAGACATAACTACACAAGATTTTCTCTAATCATGTTGAAACTTTGCATGATTaccatgtttattttaatcaagTCATTATTCTGAGTCGAGATGTTATTCATAACACCATGTTAGATGACTTTCtctcataacattatttatataggCATTTTCCAATGGGATATTTGACTTCAGTCATCAGATTTATCTAACATGTAATATAAACAgatttccaaatattaaaacgtattttgaaattttgaattatatcacataattaagtaatgaaaataaaagcaattaagtTTGTTAATGATTACTAAAACATCACTTGCAGTAagaagcgtactggtaagtgacgtgaCACGAGATTTGTATACgagacaaaatttaaaaacaacgtaTCCAATTTTTTTTGAGAATCTGTCTGACAGAcgtactatttatttatcaaattctttttattttttagaaccTCAACAGCTGCAGAATTCTGACAAGCCAGTTGCCTCGCCGGCTGCTCATGGTCTACTAAATGGTTCTGCTAAGAGGAGTATGGGCCCTCACAGCTACACGCCGCAGCCAAACAGTCCTGCGCTCTCTAATGCACCACCTGCAACGCAACCTTTGCCAGGCAAGTTtccaacttatttttttacacttaagGTAGtaacttcttttattatttataatttacctgcaactatgtgttaaatattactaaatccTATATTTAGTGTTCAGATATTTTTGCCGCTACGAAAAGCAAATGATTCctgattgtttaattataaaagagtCTTAAGcattaagaattattaaatattcaaatatgattgttttaatattttttagactccatttttttattatgttcctTTCCATTTGGATTTCAATAGTTTTCTATAACTAATAAAAGGTagagcattttatttataaacttagaAACTGGTCTAAGTAGAGTCAACAAATAGATTTATAATCATAACACACGTATTTCTAAagtctttaataatataatattatctttgaaatgaaaaactTCTTTCTGCGTGTAATAAACATACTATTGTAAGAACAAGGCCTGGATAATGGACAACTGCACATTGTTCCTGGTCTGAAGCATGACGTGCTATCTTAGGTTACAAAAGGAAACCTGCGCAAGCGGCGTTTATAAACAAACTgtcatattaataaacttactcTATATTGATTGAGTatctacaattatattttatgcattAATTTTTATAGACCTACTGATTACGagacgtgtattttttttattgcggcACTAATTTAGTATCGAATATCGCATTTACCTAAAATAGTTTTCATCGTGATTCGTATCTAGAAGTacttatcattataattatacgcaCTACTAGATAGATAGACGAATTATactaaatttagtattttatttcatgttgatctgaaatataattgattaacagagtagtattcccattcgctactgtgtggcatcgcgaattttttcagagaataaaaaaaaaaaaaagttttttagtctatggcaactcacaactaaacgtcactttcttttttcgcgacttaacggcatcgtggtgattttgttaattacactttaattacgttatttaaatagtttttggcatatttcaagtcgaaaaagtattgccaagtgatacaaaagccttgaaaatactggccaagatgtttaaaagtgatcttcgagactataaaggcgctgcggagttaatgcaggatgcgtgtacgcagcccttgccctaggttcatcgccgtgggatggaaccccaaattacggaatataaacgatggaacactgacccataacctcaaagaggggggccaacaggtgaggttttctctgattttaggttcagcgaacaaggacgcaaatatgatgtgagatgatgcgaaatactaaaaacatgcatgaaccgagcgggtccgagagactttagctcgaagatcgggctcttcgcgagacgtcgtagctctgataaaccctactgcaaagttcgggacgcgagcccgcaactttgatagtacacaaaacaacatgcattacgtataaccgagctagtacgcgatgctccacgctcgatgttaaattgtgggcgcccccaaattatggaatataaacgatggaacactgacccataacctcaaagaggggggccaacaggtgaggttttctctgattttaggttcagtgaacaaggacacaaatatgatgtgagatgatgcgaagtactaaagacatgcatgaaccgagctggtacgagagactctagctcgaagatcgggctcttcgcgagacgtcgtagctctgataaaccctactgcaaagttcgggacgcgagcccgcaattttgacagtacacaaacaacatgcattactacaaagttcgggacgcgagcccgcaactttgatggtacacaaacaacatgcattactacaaagttcgggacgcgagcccgcaactttgatgttacacaaagaacatgcattactacaaagttcgggacgcgagcccgcaactttgatagaacaacatgcattaagtataaccgagcttgtacgcgagacagctcgaagatcaaaacttcgtacgagatacgacagttttgatgaagaacatactatgttcactggttctcacagtccacaacaagaaccaatggtgacactcttcgaggtggattcgaggctcaagatagaaacaagaccaatgcacctatcaagaatgtataacaaaagttataaccgaataccacctctaaacctaagcaaggactgtggaaaacataagtggtccggcatcaaaccaaagtgctagcacagcaaggtggacccaagagtggtatgatacaactgtgacaccctcgctgaacaggacacaggaagggtggccccgagagggtacaccatgccatgcatccagcaggcaattgtcaaccaggtatatgtaatatatctaactgtctttcatgttgtgaacataccaccactaatgtaccttaaaatacttgaacataacattgtttacataaacaatatacatataaatgaaatcaacaatatgtgtcagaccatcaataactcatgagttaggggctgtacaaatatgcactcacagtaaaaatttctatctatatacatatatgtctaaagatttaatattcttaagaccaccaaactcaacggacagatcagatttgttcttaactgaaaaccaaaaatatatatagaaaaatattatagttttcaattgtatcaaattgtggatatgggaaccttggaccatcaatatcacatgtcttgcacagtcttaagataaaactgattccttaggttcaataacacctaaactcagaaaaattaatccgctttgagtttaaaaatgtcatataaatttactgcaattccatgtagtccatgtacagcacccacagtccttacagactagaaatttaacaaactgttgtctgaatgaccacccattggttagaatcagtataaatgtctggctgacagaggggctacactcacatttatctaaatgattttccctcattgttaactatgattaaagtatattagtgcaataaatactttaggtttactatgaatagagactagttaacatcagaaatacagcaagaatgcaactcctatagagatactaaatatcaatgatattaaacattgcccaatcagcaaattggcaagattgttgggaaccttctgtgaacctgcccaagaggttatgttcaaacacacacaaaaaataatagaacaagttaagtacttagccttgttgcataacaatagcaatcttgatgctgtcaactgacctgagatggggccccattacataatccgaaactataagaacattatagaaaatgtatactagaactagtttctaaagcttttctaatagaatggtgatacattgtaatggcgaaaacaattgtagtgtggtgccttgtttagaatgatgacttgcatttaatacatcaattagaacataatattaactggattaaaacacattgcaagattatacagccagagtaacatggctgcaaatacataagtaagataaatagtgctcagttccacatgtaagtcaacgaaaaaaccatacttgtttcgttatcaatagattttgggccccacaagtttatctatagcaataaaaacaatgtgacacacacatctctaagaagtgaggcacccaataacattaatgctactaaacactaaatgtatatgcatcaatacttagtggacatgaatatgttttttaagcattcccaacatttgtttaccttactaaatgtttcagaatattaataatgacaaagcaaaaagtcactaagttcttattcacccaattttgggatttttaaccgacaacacacactgagcagactaggtgccctgacaaaaagcatctcttaggggaagcagttagaagccaacgttagatagctcattaaccatcatgttaccatctgtgtcaacaaagcagtaaccgggatcctattttgatcttcacccttattaattaggaaacattaatagaaagtttagagaatggagctagcttcaaaaccctaaatttccacaaatcagcattgactctaaagatgggagaggaattaggtatggataacaaaggatttctgagaggcttactcagattgagatttgcctgtattacagaaagccagaacccatattttgtattgaaccagctaactcatctgctagctgcctcaaaacacaatattataaacatattgcttatcagttaagaaagtatagatggttattaaatagaacttgcaacaactggttacaagcaacatgatgacaaaataggctagaacataattatatggcacaggaataactcttttgatacatatattatgttaatgaaacatacaatacacctgtatctgaagacacagaattatttagttatttatttgaaccaagacacaaaaatcttctaactcctagcttggatagctgctcaatgggtactagccgccctctcatacattaaactaaataacatagcccatgtcacaccctgacaattaataagatgagaattgtgataaccaaccttactctcagtaaaaaaggaaaggaaccataatgtactttttacttttaagatcataaattatggctaacttctaagatttaaagatccttgtagccttaaccaatacctgaaataagttaactttaccatattaaaagttttacccttggccttcaaaacagttaatcaggtatcaaatttatacctgctgacagctgtatcccacactccagcagtacatctgcaagagcagcaggaatgctcttgagtttaatcagggaaaaaggtggtttggttgtaggttctactacctttgcaaagccttatagctcatgtcttaggaaccgacaactgcagtgacaaaaattttaatttaattttaatcataattgagtgacttacaaactgcaactgacagtaaatggaatatctcattatcatcttgttatttcttattaatagcttataaataagaaatatttgcagtaccttaaatactcttattattactgcgctaaaaaagagcaaaaattagtaactaattatctaattttatggcaaaattaaaacaatatgaagaaaatctgtattactaaaaaaatcataattacattgtaaataattaaaaataattatcaaattgtttgacacaattaacacaatgtgtagaaaatttgttactaaaaatttattgttacattgttaataatgaataattaattatcaaactgtacacaatatcactatgtattggaaatgtgtcttactcaaaatccatagttacattgttaaaagctaatggttaagtatcaaattgcacaaggtgcagg
This region of Trichoplusia ni isolate ovarian cell line Hi5 chromosome 14, tn1, whole genome shotgun sequence genomic DNA includes:
- the LOC113500409 gene encoding sorbin and SH3 domain-containing protein 1 isoform X1 yields the protein MKELQDMQNRRHQDNFTPSQKNILPLNRYDEAEKVIARALYTFNGQTQRELSFRKGEMILVRRQIDNNWYEGELNGRIGLFPYNYVEIQKGDVIHTPKKPAIVEGRARAKFDFTAQTNLELPLKKGEVVVLTRRIDQNWWEGRNGTKTGIFPDSYVTVLQEPSPGQPEPQQLQNSDKPVASPAAHGLLNGSAKRSMGPHSYTPQPNSPALSNAPPATQPLPGYVAKPAQARMSASERGYGPPTGAGVDLNNTEPLYVDTNAEAIPYRAMYKYRPQNPDELEMNEGDTVYVLEKCDDGWYVGSSQRTGRFGTFPGNYVERI
- the LOC113500409 gene encoding sorbin and SH3 domain-containing protein 1 isoform X2 encodes the protein MKRLYREQKRNKYLQELQDMQNRRHQDNFTPSQKNILPLNRYDEAEKVIARALYTFNGQTQRELSFRKGEMILVRRQIDNNWYEGELNGRIGLFPYNYVEIQKGDVIHTPKKPAIVEGRARAKFDFTAQTNLELPLKKGEVVVLTRRIDQNWWEGRNGTKTGIFPDSYVTVLQEPSPGQPEPQQLQNSDKPVASPAAHGLLNGSAKRSMGPHSYTPQPNSPALSNAPPATQPLPGYVAKPAQARMSASERGYGPPTGAGVDLNNTEPLYVDTNAEAIPYRAMYKYRPQNPDELEMNEGDTVYVLEKCDDGWYVGSSQRTGRFGTFPGNYVERI